In Arvicanthis niloticus isolate mArvNil1 chromosome 4, mArvNil1.pat.X, whole genome shotgun sequence, a single window of DNA contains:
- the Adam30 gene encoding disintegrin and metalloproteinase domain-containing protein 30: MRSVWASLPQHRWLFLVMLFLEAMGEDLLFDPDWGFDSYEITIPKVLSFRKGARDINSSLSYLLQIEGKEHVIHLRPKKLLLPRHLPVFSFTQEGSLVEDYPHIPDQCNYVGSVEGSQESESTLSTCMGGLRGVLSIDSRYYQIEPLRASSSFEHVVYLVTDDNFSNETCGVVDEETGGQTAEEEEMARIKNFHDSYKHQRYLELVMVFDWSRFVFTGSNMSRMVDDAILLASIADTYFQDVSLKIQLKALEVWTHYNRIRLYYPELSQVLGQFVLYKRASLHHRLPSDWVHLYVARKYSDATAWSWGRACEEYHAGSASSFLNVNILGPATWTAHEMGHCVGMHHDEEFCQCRGRKSCVMGTGRTGFSNCSYHQYFLHASYKMSYCLSDFPKLHIVERCGNKIVENQEECDCGSEEDCKQDLCCGPDCKWKEGVNCSSGLCCHKCNFLPSGYVCRKEVNECDLAEYCDGTSGSCPDDHYKQDGTPCRYRGFCFHKGCRSRFMQCRTIFGRRAKEAPPQCYDAVNMLGDPSGNCGIVNATRYTRCHRGNTLCGRLQCTNVKTLPKHPDHTLLLSTYLRRDNLICWGTSYHGTMIPHGVPDIGDVNDGTSCGSNQVCLNRTCVSYTTLNFDCLPSKCNSRGVCNNRKNCHCKYGWKPPFCEEVGYGGSIDSGPPGPRAEASFDPLYLLRTILFIGSMILVCLGQLMKNWFRYRREKKTAET, from the coding sequence ATGAGGTCAGTGTGGgcctccctcccccaacaccgCTGGCTGTTTCTGGTGATGCTTTTTCTTGAGGCTATGGGCGAAGACCTACTATTTGACCCTGACTGGGGCTTTGACTCATATGAAATCACCATTCCCAAAGTACTAAGCTTTAGGAAAGGGGCACGGGATATAAACAGTTCTTTGTCATACCTCTTACAGATAGAAGGCAAGGAGCATGTCATTCACCTGCGGCCCAAGAAGTTACTGTTACCCAGACATCTGCCAGTTTTCTCCTTCACCCAAGAGGGCAGTCTGGTAGAGGATTACCCACATATACCAGACCAGTGTAATTATGTGGGCTCTGTGGAAGGCTCTCAGGAATCCGAATCTACTCTGAGTACATGCATGGGGGGTCTGCGAGGCGTCTTGAGCATCGACTCCAGATACTACCAAATTGAGCCCCTCAGGGCCTCTTCCAGTTTTGAACATGTAGTGTATCTTGTAACTGACGACAACTTTAGCAATGAGACTTGTGGTGTGGTTGATGAAGAAACAGGTGGGCaaacagcagaggaagaggaaatggctCGGATAAAGAACTTCCATGACTCCTACAAGCACCAAAGATACTTGGAACTGGTCATGGTCTTTGACTGGAGTAGATTTGTGTTTACCGGTAGCAATATGTCTAGAATGGTGGATGACGCCATTCTTTTGGCTTCAATTGCAGACACTTACTTTCAGGATGTCAGCTTGAAGATTCAGCTGAAAGCACTTGAAGTCTGGACCCATTATAACAGAATCCGTCTTTATTATCCTGAATTATCTCAAGTTTTAGGTCAATTCGTACTTTACAAGAGAGCCTCACTGCATCACCGGCTTCCCTCAGACTGGGTACATTTATATGTTGCGAGAAAATATTCAGATGCTACTGCATGGTCCTGGGGAAGAGCATGTGAAGAATACCACGCTGGATCAGCAAGCAGCTTCCTCAATGTTAATATCCTTGGACCTGCTACTTGGACTGCTCATGAAATGGGCCACTGTGTGGGGATGCACCATGATGAGGAATTCTGTCAGTGCAGGGGTAGAAAGAGCTGCGTCATGGGGACAGGACGTACAGGGTTTAGTAACTGTAGTTACCATCAGTATTTTTTACACGCATCTTATAAAATGTCCTATTGTCTATCTGACTTTCCAAAGCTGCATATAGTAGAGAGATGTGGAAATAAAATTGTGGAAAACCAAGAGGAATGTGACTGTGGCTCTGAAGAAGACTGCAAACAGGACCTGTGCTGTGGGCCAGACTGTAAATGGAAAGAAGGTGTCAACTGTTCCAGTGGCCTTTGCTGTCATAAGTGTAACTTCCTTCCATCGGGATATGTGTGTAGGAAGGAAGTGAACGAATGCGACCTCGCAGAGTACTGTGATGGGACCTCAGGTTCCTGTCCAGATGACCATTACAAGCAGGATGGGACTCCGTGCAGATACAGAGGCTTTTGTTTCCATAAGGGATGCAGATCCAGGTTCATGCAGTGCCGGACCATTTTTGGACGTAGAGCCAAGGAGGCTCCTCCTCAGTGTTACGATGCAGTTAACATGTTAGGTGACCCATCTGGGAACTGTGGCATTGTAAATGCTACTAGATATACAAGGTGTCACAGAGGCAACACACTCTGTGGCAGGCTACAGTGTACAAATGTTAAAACCCTCCCCAAACATCCAGATCACACCCTTCTACTGTCCACCTATCTGAGGAGAGATAATCTTATTTGCTGGGGCACAAGCTATCATGGAACCATGATACCCCATGGGGTACCTGACATAGGTGACGTTAATGATGGTACCTCCTGTGGTAGTAACCAGGTGTGTCTTAACAGGACTTGTGTTAGCTACACCACCCTGAATTTCGACtgtttgcctagcaagtgcaataGCCGAGGTGTTTGCAACAATAGAAAGAATTGCCATTGCAAGTATGGCTGGAAACCCCCATTCTGTGAGGAGGTAGGATACGGGGGAAGCATTGACAGTGGGCCTCCTGGACCCAGAGCAGAAGCATCGTTTGACCCTCTGTATCTGTTGCGCACTATTTTATTCATCGGCTCCATGATCCTTGTGTGTTTGGGGCAGCTGATGAAAAATTGGTTTCGTTATCGCcgggaaaaaaaaacagctgagACTTAG